From Methanocella paludicola SANAE, a single genomic window includes:
- a CDS encoding ABC transporter permease, whose product MSPLRILSLARRIITQCLRDKRTFGLIIIVPSIVMALLGYFYTASTTQVVTIGVVNEDLGLGSVMLSHDVVDKLREQGNITVVELSRADVNQSLKDKKIDGAIIFGPGFTEDVLVDQTVYASIVTEGTDQGKSASVNMKAHNATIAALTSAMQGGAGFSMNLSLPAMPAGNLTNTSLRIGVLNQDEGLDGIILSDTLIYELLEQGNLTVVSLEGPDVNQSIKDKKLNAALVIGPDFTRDIYEEHAVNLSVMAMAPDPRNISAYQQGLSLLSSKLQNATVAALSNVKKNDFTVNVDSSVIYGDGFAMLDLFAPYLLGVIAFAFIFIFTGVTFLRERSFGTFERLLVSPITRSEIILGYMLGFSVFAIIQSMIILAFAVFVLNVKIVGNIYDVVALQLLVTLVSVNLGIFCSSFAKNELQAVQFIPLLILPQIFLDGMFWPISTLPNYLQVFSYLMPLTYANDALQNIMVRGLGLGDVLIDIVVLLAFAVVMVALSALSLNKRLQ is encoded by the coding sequence GTGAGCCCGCTGCGAATACTTTCGCTGGCAAGGCGCATCATCACCCAGTGCCTTCGTGATAAGCGTACTTTCGGTCTCATAATCATTGTTCCCTCCATCGTCATGGCCCTGCTGGGCTACTTCTATACGGCGAGTACCACGCAAGTCGTGACCATCGGCGTGGTGAACGAGGATCTGGGCCTGGGTAGTGTGATGCTCTCGCACGACGTGGTCGACAAGCTCAGGGAACAGGGCAACATCACCGTCGTCGAGCTGAGCCGTGCGGACGTTAACCAGTCGCTCAAGGACAAAAAGATCGACGGCGCCATCATCTTCGGCCCCGGGTTCACGGAGGACGTGCTGGTGGACCAGACCGTTTACGCCTCCATCGTCACGGAGGGCACCGACCAGGGCAAGTCGGCCTCCGTCAACATGAAGGCCCATAACGCGACCATAGCGGCGCTCACGTCCGCCATGCAGGGGGGCGCGGGGTTCAGCATGAACCTGAGCCTGCCGGCTATGCCCGCCGGTAACCTCACGAACACATCGCTCCGCATCGGCGTGCTTAACCAGGACGAGGGCCTGGACGGCATCATACTCTCTGACACGCTCATATACGAGCTGCTGGAACAGGGTAACCTGACCGTCGTCAGCCTTGAAGGGCCCGACGTGAACCAGTCCATCAAGGATAAAAAGCTCAACGCCGCTCTCGTGATAGGGCCGGACTTCACCCGGGACATATACGAGGAGCACGCGGTGAACCTGAGTGTCATGGCCATGGCGCCCGACCCCAGGAACATCTCGGCGTACCAGCAGGGGCTGTCGCTCCTGAGCTCGAAGCTGCAGAACGCCACCGTGGCAGCCCTGTCGAATGTTAAGAAGAACGACTTCACCGTGAACGTCGACTCATCGGTCATCTACGGCGACGGCTTCGCCATGCTCGACCTGTTCGCGCCTTACTTGCTGGGCGTCATTGCCTTCGCGTTCATCTTCATCTTTACGGGCGTTACGTTCCTGCGGGAGAGGTCGTTCGGCACCTTCGAGCGGTTATTGGTTTCGCCCATAACGCGTTCGGAGATCATCCTGGGCTACATGCTGGGATTCAGCGTTTTCGCCATAATTCAATCCATGATTATCCTGGCATTCGCCGTCTTCGTGCTCAACGTGAAGATCGTCGGGAACATTTACGACGTCGTTGCGCTGCAATTGCTGGTCACGCTGGTGAGCGTGAACCTGGGCATATTCTGCTCGTCGTTCGCGAAGAACGAGCTCCAGGCGGTCCAGTTCATACCGCTGCTTATCCTGCCCCAGATCTTCCTGGATGGCATGTTCTGGCCCATATCGACGCTTCCGAACTATCTGCAGGTCTTCTCGTACCTCATGCCGCTGACCTACGCCAACGATGCGCTGCAGAACATCATGGTGAGGGGCCTGGGGCTCGGGGACGTGTTGATCGATATCGTGGTCCTGCTCGCGTTCGCCGTGGTGATGGTGGCCCTGTCGGCGCTGAGCCTGAATAAGCGGCTCCAGTGA
- a CDS encoding DUF7289 family protein, with amino-acid sequence MREIIYSDEAVSESLGFVLIACIITFAISLVIMLGYPVYVNSINEAHMQNMEEGFYLLSTNGNMVAMYQSPAQSSELKLDNGALYTRIDGEISVICKDSANNVINPFDTPYPLTSLEYQLGNMRIAYDLGGVFKKDGSSSIVLKEPPIYYKTALVVPVITIQNSIGSISGKGLTRITLNSPYSSKISSTVSYQNAKIYTHVKSVQINIKCDYNDALQRYFKDSQGSLQFDSAIIDSNGVLIATKTYPTDITVYITPSYVNVKVN; translated from the coding sequence ATGAGAGAGATCATATACTCAGATGAGGCTGTATCCGAGTCTCTTGGATTTGTGTTGATTGCGTGCATAATTACGTTCGCAATATCACTCGTAATAATGCTAGGATACCCTGTATATGTGAATAGTATTAACGAAGCTCATATGCAAAATATGGAAGAGGGCTTCTACCTGTTATCGACAAATGGTAATATGGTCGCTATGTACCAATCGCCTGCACAGTCGAGCGAGTTGAAGCTAGATAACGGTGCACTATACACGCGTATTGATGGTGAAATTAGCGTAATCTGCAAAGATTCTGCAAATAATGTTATCAACCCTTTTGACACCCCCTATCCATTGACATCGCTTGAATATCAACTGGGTAATATGAGAATAGCTTATGATTTAGGTGGTGTATTTAAAAAGGATGGTAGCTCATCGATAGTATTGAAAGAGCCCCCAATATACTATAAAACAGCCTTAGTGGTGCCCGTAATTACAATACAGAATTCTATAGGGTCAATTAGTGGTAAAGGCCTTACAAGGATCACTCTTAACTCGCCTTACAGCTCAAAAATATCTAGTACTGTTAGCTATCAAAATGCAAAAATATACACACATGTAAAATCAGTGCAAATTAATATTAAGTGCGATTACAACGATGCATTACAGCGTTATTTTAAGGATTCCCAAGGGTCGCTTCAGTTTGATAGCGCAATTATTGATTCGAATGGCGTACTTATAGCTACGAAAACATACCCTACAGATATAACCGTATATATAACACCCAGCTATGTCAACGTTAAAGTGAATTGA
- a CDS encoding DUF7289 family protein codes for MTDNVIGSGNMRIFDSEEAVSEVFGYIIILGILIAALGVILIYESPSIQDTKDSGQMSQNEQAFTVLDSRLSKARFSTSIFQEVPFKVTDGTVKVDDTSSKITVTDIEEDLSGNIISTTQLYSENLGTLKSIGKDVEIGYEDGGVWELYPNGGGSIMISPPDFNYNGITLTLPVTLIRSDNTLNGYSSAGYSNSIAVIDAESTGISTIKYPNADKGWANPIATGHYIEVKITSDYANAWKSYFNERVEGAEATIDPGNPRTVIIRLSSGWPLQTGLYSDGFTTSYMETTDTNIPLDEFMFDLFTVNPGNDFWLTYGVKPQGVTTPDPQLLIYMCRHLGNQNKDLADIRIQYQKGSQIEIFEGTVPFHRKVDNEIYIDMLSHDETLTYRADSSPKAITWGSDPSNPDPGIAAGLDNGAEVSIGDTRTLYDVSQHYMWLMAYEDQNNGNLYNGPQYVVYSTHDYSPGNPHPNKKDLEDSKFTLKYKSKQDIKYLYITEGTLKISLGGKSA; via the coding sequence ATGACGGATAATGTCATCGGAAGCGGTAATATGAGAATATTTGACAGTGAAGAAGCAGTATCGGAAGTATTCGGGTACATCATAATCCTCGGAATATTAATAGCAGCGCTAGGCGTAATATTAATTTATGAATCGCCTTCGATACAGGACACAAAGGACAGTGGCCAGATGAGCCAGAATGAGCAGGCATTTACCGTACTTGATTCTCGGCTGAGTAAGGCCCGGTTTAGCACGTCGATATTCCAGGAAGTCCCGTTCAAGGTGACAGATGGCACAGTAAAAGTGGATGACACTAGTAGCAAGATTACCGTGACTGATATTGAAGAAGATTTATCAGGTAATATTATCTCTACAACTCAACTCTACAGCGAGAACCTAGGCACATTGAAATCCATAGGTAAAGATGTCGAGATTGGCTACGAGGATGGTGGTGTATGGGAGCTATATCCAAATGGAGGTGGCTCTATCATGATATCCCCCCCAGATTTTAATTATAATGGTATTACGCTTACGCTTCCAGTTACTCTCATAAGATCTGATAACACTCTGAATGGTTATAGCAGTGCAGGGTATAGTAATAGCATTGCTGTGATTGATGCAGAATCCACCGGCATATCGACGATTAAATACCCTAATGCTGACAAAGGCTGGGCAAATCCTATAGCGACAGGCCATTATATAGAGGTCAAGATTACTTCTGATTATGCTAACGCATGGAAATCTTATTTTAACGAACGTGTAGAGGGTGCTGAAGCTACTATAGATCCTGGTAATCCGAGGACTGTGATAATTAGGCTTTCTAGTGGATGGCCTCTGCAAACCGGTTTGTATAGCGATGGGTTTACTACGTCATATATGGAGACGACAGATACAAATATACCACTAGATGAGTTCATGTTCGATTTATTTACTGTCAATCCAGGTAACGACTTCTGGCTTACCTATGGCGTAAAACCGCAGGGCGTTACGACACCTGATCCACAGCTATTAATTTATATGTGTCGACATCTTGGAAACCAAAACAAGGATTTAGCTGATATCCGAATACAATACCAAAAGGGTTCCCAGATTGAAATATTCGAGGGTACAGTACCATTTCATAGGAAAGTCGATAATGAAATTTATATCGATATGTTAAGTCATGATGAAACATTGACATATCGGGCTGATTCTTCCCCGAAAGCTATTACTTGGGGCTCGGACCCGAGTAATCCTGACCCAGGTATAGCAGCTGGTCTTGATAATGGTGCGGAAGTATCTATAGGAGACACGAGGACTTTATATGATGTATCACAGCATTATATGTGGCTTATGGCATATGAAGATCAGAACAACGGCAATTTGTATAATGGCCCACAATATGTCGTATATAGTACTCACGACTATTCCCCTGGTAACCCGCACCCAAATAAGAAGGATTTAGAGGATTCTAAATTTACACTGAAATATAAGTCAAAGCAAGATATAAAATATCTTTATATTACTGAAGGTACGCTAAAAATATCGTTAGGTGGAAAATCAGCATAA
- a CDS encoding OBG GTPase family GTP-binding protein, with the protein MTLEEEIRAIQEEMDKTQKNKATEHHMGRLKAKMARLKDELIKKAIASRGGGAEGYSVKKSGDATVTLVGFPSVGKSTLINKLTDAHSEVGSYDFTTLDVIPGIMEYKQARIQVLDLPGLVKGASSGRGRGREVISVIRGCDLIVLIIDVFNYQHMKVLEDELYDAGIRINQRPPDVTITKLVKGGITITSTVELSIDHETIKTVLGEYRMHNALVNIREDITADQLIDVVRGNRVYIPCITVVNKIDLVDKEHMKSFPKDALKISADMESGLDALRDEIYDSLGFINIYLKPQGEPADMDEPLIMRAGCTVGDVCDRLHKDFRRKFRYARVWGDSAKHAGQRVGVDHGLEDGDVLTVIIQK; encoded by the coding sequence ATGACACTCGAAGAAGAAATACGGGCCATCCAGGAAGAGATGGACAAGACCCAGAAAAATAAGGCCACCGAGCACCACATGGGCAGGCTTAAGGCTAAGATGGCCCGCCTCAAGGATGAGCTCATTAAAAAGGCCATCGCGTCCAGAGGTGGCGGCGCGGAAGGCTATAGCGTCAAGAAGAGTGGGGACGCTACCGTCACTTTAGTCGGATTCCCATCGGTGGGAAAGTCCACGCTCATTAACAAATTAACGGATGCACACTCTGAAGTCGGATCATATGATTTTACAACGTTAGATGTCATCCCGGGTATCATGGAGTACAAGCAGGCCAGGATACAGGTGCTCGACCTGCCCGGCCTGGTCAAAGGCGCTTCATCCGGCCGCGGCAGAGGCCGGGAGGTCATCTCGGTCATCCGGGGCTGTGATCTGATCGTATTGATCATCGACGTGTTCAATTACCAGCACATGAAAGTTCTGGAAGATGAGCTCTACGACGCCGGCATCCGCATCAACCAGCGGCCGCCTGATGTGACCATCACGAAGCTCGTAAAGGGCGGCATAACCATCACGTCCACCGTCGAGCTGAGCATCGACCATGAGACCATCAAGACAGTTCTGGGCGAGTACAGGATGCATAATGCGCTCGTGAACATCCGTGAGGACATCACCGCGGACCAGCTCATCGACGTCGTCCGGGGCAATCGAGTCTATATACCGTGCATCACCGTCGTCAACAAGATAGACCTCGTGGATAAAGAGCATATGAAATCGTTCCCGAAGGATGCCCTGAAAATCTCGGCCGACATGGAGTCCGGCCTGGACGCGCTGCGCGACGAGATCTACGACAGCCTCGGTTTCATCAATATATACCTGAAGCCGCAGGGCGAGCCCGCGGACATGGACGAGCCCCTCATCATGAGAGCGGGGTGCACAGTGGGCGACGTATGCGACCGGCTCCACAAGGACTTCCGGCGGAAGTTCCGGTACGCCCGGGTCTGGGGCGACTCGGCCAAGCACGCCGGGCAGCGCGTGGGGGTCGACCACGGTCTCGAGGACGGGGACGTGCTGACGGTCATCATACAAAAATAG
- a CDS encoding TrmB family transcriptional regulator, translating to MNSISNGLVESLKMLGLTEYEAKVYSALVMFDRAEVKQVYEYLDAPKPSVYQSLRSLTDKGLVQVVNSKPAIYRATPPKIAIKHMMEAHRKAEDMALQELEEIEKSRVESDYPDVLWTLYGEENIEHKMEEMLGKAKHSLVMILPRDHVHYLDMLRGKDISAELIVFGSDVKAAVESYGLKNAKVHDAFSIDLSDLHMLLKYFEAFPLPPDRIDKFLLVAADNQEFMYIPPIPGPIPSGMTSRNQFVLALMNTVFHILWDRTS from the coding sequence ATGAACTCCATCTCAAACGGCCTGGTCGAGTCGCTGAAGATGCTGGGCCTCACCGAGTACGAGGCGAAGGTCTATTCGGCGCTCGTGATGTTCGACCGCGCCGAGGTCAAGCAGGTGTACGAATATTTAGACGCTCCCAAGCCGAGCGTCTACCAGAGCTTACGGTCATTGACCGATAAGGGCCTCGTGCAGGTAGTTAATTCCAAGCCGGCCATCTACCGGGCCACGCCTCCGAAAATAGCGATAAAGCACATGATGGAGGCCCACAGGAAAGCCGAGGACATGGCACTGCAGGAACTGGAGGAGATCGAGAAAAGCAGGGTGGAGAGCGACTATCCCGACGTGCTCTGGACTCTGTACGGCGAGGAGAACATTGAGCATAAGATGGAAGAGATGCTGGGTAAGGCGAAGCACTCCCTTGTGATGATACTTCCGCGGGACCACGTCCATTATCTCGACATGCTCCGTGGAAAGGACATTTCTGCTGAGCTCATCGTCTTCGGGAGCGACGTAAAGGCCGCGGTGGAGTCTTATGGGCTAAAAAATGCGAAGGTCCACGATGCATTCAGTATAGACCTGTCCGATCTGCATATGCTGTTAAAATATTTCGAGGCATTCCCGCTGCCGCCCGACAGGATCGATAAGTTCCTGCTAGTGGCCGCCGATAACCAGGAGTTCATGTACATCCCTCCGATACCCGGCCCCATCCCGTCGGGCATGACGTCACGCAACCAGTTCGTCCTGGCGCTGATGAACACGGTGTTCCACATACTCTGGGACCGCACCTCGTGA
- a CDS encoding Ig-like domain-containing protein: MREDSGQMMLINAFMLVIVIVTITLMLNNIIYSSNMAYAGFMDQSRYDDISLKEATAKEASHAYSIYITHPSNYDYDKHIDDYERALNNLMSLKGRYVEITSTEYPTPSQTLGISVETMTTMTTYGNDAKLSYVLYTGDDGKTPPTPTPIAYGDVAKVELYQSKVSMVSSPDANVLKDYVILRAVVKDASGNLIPNKAVQFQLDDREDDKGQTIPADYAFLNLDLSTPPPPPPTDSSGQVRIAYVDKKIDAGTAYISATCDGIKSSTVQIAVSPPLCDSHNIDFYDPIIIPVDNNPNKNKGRYFVILPVKFVGFLNGKVMTDIDAGVSDNIIIKTSPVFYTNYKSSYNDVIVTEIQLDDENDLSTYWLELTFEVQATCTQCTPNRPYDKIWTVTITREKQLMPPPTPTNPP; encoded by the coding sequence ATGCGTGAGGACTCAGGACAGATGATGCTTATCAACGCTTTCATGCTAGTGATAGTAATAGTTACGATCACTCTCATGTTGAATAATATCATTTATTCGAGTAACATGGCTTATGCAGGATTTATGGACCAATCACGCTATGACGATATTTCCCTCAAAGAGGCAACAGCAAAAGAAGCATCTCATGCATATTCTATATACATTACTCATCCTTCTAACTATGATTATGATAAACATATTGATGATTATGAGAGAGCTCTCAATAATTTGATGAGTTTAAAGGGGAGGTATGTTGAAATAACTTCGACAGAATACCCTACTCCGAGCCAAACTCTCGGCATTTCTGTTGAAACCATGACTACTATGACTACTTATGGTAACGATGCAAAGCTCTCATACGTTCTCTATACAGGAGATGATGGTAAAACACCTCCAACTCCGACTCCTATTGCATATGGTGATGTCGCTAAAGTGGAACTATATCAATCTAAGGTAAGTATGGTAAGTAGCCCAGATGCAAACGTTCTCAAAGATTATGTCATATTACGTGCCGTAGTAAAAGATGCTAGTGGTAACTTAATTCCAAATAAAGCTGTACAATTCCAATTAGATGATAGGGAAGATGATAAAGGTCAGACGATACCGGCAGATTATGCATTTTTGAATCTAGATCTTAGTACACCTCCGCCGCCACCTCCGACTGATTCGAGTGGCCAAGTTAGAATAGCATATGTTGATAAGAAAATAGATGCAGGAACTGCGTATATATCTGCGACCTGTGATGGAATAAAATCTTCCACTGTTCAGATAGCTGTATCACCCCCGCTCTGTGATAGCCATAATATCGATTTCTATGATCCAATCATAATCCCGGTTGATAATAACCCAAATAAGAATAAAGGGAGATATTTTGTTATATTGCCTGTAAAGTTCGTCGGCTTCTTAAACGGCAAAGTAATGACAGATATAGATGCTGGAGTCTCAGATAACATTATTATAAAGACATCGCCAGTGTTCTACACGAATTATAAATCGTCATATAACGATGTGATAGTAACCGAAATTCAATTGGATGATGAAAATGATCTTAGTACATATTGGCTGGAATTAACTTTTGAAGTCCAAGCAACTTGTACACAGTGCACTCCAAATCGGCCATACGATAAAATATGGACTGTGACTATAACCAGAGAGAAGCAATTGATGCCGCCACCAACACCTACCAATCCGCCATAA
- a CDS encoding ABC transporter ATP-binding protein: protein MLRQEAAMEKRTEEYIIDCSALSMRFGKITALDNVDLKIPYGENYGLLGPNGAGKTTLIRILCGLLKPTGGSASVMGRRQPDRRNNLSIGYMTQMDALYSDLTIRENVRFFASLYGQQGHEREKCIDDILDITRLSDRQNSIVSTISGGMRKRASMACVLVHRPKLLFLDEPTVGVDPQLRCELWKYFHYLNNEGVTLIVSTHVMDEAEHCNRLAFIRDGRKLIEGSPAELKEYTSCDNLEAAFMKFSEGGQ, encoded by the coding sequence ATGTTGAGACAAGAAGCGGCCATGGAAAAGAGAACGGAAGAATACATCATCGATTGCTCGGCCCTGTCCATGCGTTTCGGCAAGATCACGGCGCTCGACAATGTCGACCTGAAGATCCCTTACGGCGAGAACTACGGCCTGCTCGGCCCCAATGGCGCCGGGAAGACCACGCTGATACGGATTCTCTGCGGGCTGCTGAAGCCCACGGGAGGGAGCGCCAGCGTCATGGGCCGGAGACAGCCCGACCGGCGGAATAACCTCTCCATCGGCTACATGACCCAGATGGACGCGCTCTACAGCGACCTCACGATACGGGAGAACGTCAGGTTCTTCGCCTCGCTCTATGGGCAGCAGGGCCACGAGCGGGAGAAGTGCATCGACGATATCCTGGATATCACGCGCCTGTCGGACCGCCAGAACAGCATCGTGAGCACTATATCGGGGGGCATGCGAAAGCGGGCCTCCATGGCCTGCGTGCTCGTCCATCGGCCGAAGCTGCTCTTCCTCGACGAGCCCACCGTGGGCGTGGATCCGCAGTTGAGGTGCGAACTCTGGAAGTACTTCCACTACTTGAACAATGAAGGCGTCACTCTCATCGTATCCACACACGTCATGGACGAGGCCGAGCACTGTAACCGGCTTGCATTTATTCGTGATGGCAGGAAGCTCATCGAGGGCTCGCCTGCCGAATTAAAAGAGTACACGAGCTGCGATAACCTGGAGGCCGCGTTCATGAAGTTTTCGGAGGGAGGCCAGTGA
- a CDS encoding tRNA(Ile2) 2-agmatinylcytidine synthetase, whose amino-acid sequence MKLNPTQVKEKYGPMFSQRFLTMVDSSRNVAEIIETCAVKGTIEWDAVNRCRAGGAIQWCEVEGTTMVMRARLGESPIKFGPTDVEYGGQGLEAVLVDGDKVITKWAGCGGAGLGVAACLTQAPGVLHAIYPTEEDMKVGGARANRVELVTPLYEKVTIGIDDTDNKEGGATWVLALKASKMAAAIDGVQSLNLRLIQLFPKSPHKTTNCVSSAITFAARPDAVDSLIKSVVATVKRETRSSKTGIAVYRGIGISPALNAFGWEVKKHLVTVETVEENAKGTGIEFIDLFPNREGRIGALAAVALSEERTDAAALYNDCALPLIRR is encoded by the coding sequence ATGAAGCTCAACCCAACGCAGGTGAAAGAAAAGTACGGCCCGATGTTCTCGCAGCGCTTCCTGACCATGGTGGACAGCTCGAGGAACGTCGCCGAGATCATCGAGACGTGCGCCGTGAAGGGCACCATCGAGTGGGACGCCGTGAACCGTTGCAGGGCCGGCGGTGCCATCCAGTGGTGTGAGGTCGAGGGCACGACCATGGTCATGAGGGCCCGGCTGGGCGAAAGCCCGATCAAGTTCGGCCCCACGGATGTAGAGTACGGCGGCCAGGGCCTCGAAGCCGTCCTAGTGGATGGCGATAAAGTTATCACCAAATGGGCCGGCTGCGGCGGTGCCGGGCTGGGCGTTGCCGCGTGCCTCACGCAGGCGCCTGGTGTGCTTCACGCCATCTATCCTACAGAGGAGGACATGAAGGTCGGCGGCGCCAGGGCGAACCGCGTGGAGCTCGTCACTCCGCTCTACGAGAAGGTCACCATCGGCATCGACGATACGGATAACAAGGAGGGCGGCGCCACCTGGGTGCTGGCGCTCAAGGCCAGCAAGATGGCCGCGGCCATCGATGGCGTGCAGTCCCTGAACTTACGCCTCATACAGCTTTTCCCTAAGTCCCCCCACAAGACCACCAACTGCGTCTCTTCGGCCATCACATTCGCCGCGAGGCCGGACGCCGTCGACAGTCTCATCAAGAGCGTGGTCGCCACCGTGAAGAGGGAGACCCGCTCGAGTAAGACGGGCATCGCCGTGTACCGCGGCATCGGCATTTCCCCGGCGCTCAACGCCTTCGGCTGGGAGGTCAAGAAGCACCTCGTCACCGTTGAGACGGTCGAGGAGAACGCGAAGGGCACGGGCATCGAGTTCATCGACCTCTTCCCGAATCGCGAGGGCCGCATCGGCGCTCTCGCCGCCGTGGCGCTGTCCGAGGAGAGGACGGACGCTGCCGCGCTGTATAACGACTGCGCTTTGCCCCTCATCCGGAGATGA
- a CDS encoding phosphoglycerol geranylgeranyltransferase, which produces MIDWKKWRHVTKLDPDKPITPKAVAEIVDSGTDAIMVSGTQNITKENVARLVDMLAQYNIPKVLEPAGTPGMRSDLDFAFIPSVFNTKNPKWLVGAHKDFVRDFQIDYWDKIIPEAYIVLNPFSAVALVTRAQTGLGPKDAAAYAEVADRFFNFPIVYVEYSGVFGNPELVKAVKEKLHNSVLYYGGGIDCREKAEQMAKYANTIVVGNAVYKKGGVEMLKETIVK; this is translated from the coding sequence ATGATCGACTGGAAGAAGTGGAGGCACGTGACCAAGCTGGACCCGGACAAGCCCATTACGCCGAAGGCGGTGGCGGAGATAGTGGACTCCGGGACGGACGCCATCATGGTCTCCGGCACGCAGAACATCACGAAGGAGAACGTCGCCCGCCTCGTGGACATGCTCGCCCAGTATAATATACCCAAGGTGCTCGAGCCCGCCGGCACGCCCGGCATGAGGAGCGACCTGGACTTCGCGTTCATACCGTCCGTCTTCAACACGAAAAACCCCAAGTGGCTCGTGGGCGCGCACAAGGACTTCGTGCGCGACTTTCAGATCGATTACTGGGATAAGATCATACCCGAGGCGTACATCGTCCTCAACCCCTTCTCCGCGGTCGCCCTCGTTACCCGGGCGCAGACGGGCCTGGGCCCTAAGGACGCGGCCGCGTATGCCGAGGTCGCCGACCGGTTCTTCAACTTCCCCATCGTGTACGTCGAGTACAGCGGCGTCTTTGGTAATCCGGAATTGGTTAAGGCAGTTAAAGAAAAGTTGCACAACTCGGTCCTCTACTATGGCGGGGGCATCGACTGCCGCGAAAAAGCCGAGCAGATGGCGAAGTACGCGAACACCATCGTGGTGGGCAACGCAGTCTACAAGAAGGGCGGCGTCGAGATGCTCAAAGAGACCATAGTCAAATAG
- a CDS encoding DUF7288 family protein produces the protein MAMGVLGDNGQISTVEAITAAIIMISVIVLVVQATSVTPLTSSFTNQHIKLELQNIGMDVLTTLDETPSVNDGNHDTQSMLKKSVTDWINNYYCDWFTWANNADKYKSQTNPLNPSLNIPLGDQLSYLLAYYGIAYNVEIRYSDINNNVKITKMIWNGNPSDNSVTVSRFVVLHDEDILYRDLIPNFGLTTDFYNIVEVKVTLWVM, from the coding sequence ATGGCAATGGGCGTACTAGGTGACAATGGTCAGATTTCTACAGTAGAAGCTATAACAGCAGCTATAATCATGATTTCTGTAATTGTTCTTGTAGTACAGGCAACTTCTGTAACTCCTCTCACGTCATCTTTCACTAACCAGCATATCAAGTTAGAATTACAAAATATAGGCATGGATGTACTTACTACTCTTGATGAAACGCCTTCGGTGAACGATGGGAACCATGACACCCAGTCAATGTTGAAAAAAAGTGTAACGGATTGGATTAATAATTATTATTGTGATTGGTTTACATGGGCTAATAATGCTGATAAATATAAAAGTCAGACCAATCCATTGAATCCTAGTCTTAATATTCCACTAGGAGACCAATTAAGCTACCTGTTGGCATACTATGGTATAGCTTACAATGTTGAAATTCGATATTCTGATATTAATAACAATGTTAAGATTACAAAGATGATTTGGAATGGGAACCCATCTGATAACTCAGTAACGGTTTCCCGTTTTGTGGTATTACACGATGAAGATATCTTGTATAGAGATCTGATACCAAATTTTGGCCTAACTACAGATTTTTACAATATCGTCGAAGTGAAAGTCACATTATGGGTGATGTAA